In Puntigrus tetrazona isolate hp1 chromosome 7, ASM1883169v1, whole genome shotgun sequence, the following are encoded in one genomic region:
- the LOC122347908 gene encoding casein kinase II subunit alpha-1-like — protein MGLFSKLKKAFKGARAHEPDPCVLLKYSPERRGRRPKFWGCRLLHFFRRKAGKYNLAKAEEVCQKEAALYRRLNDGQTSLQQGCVVVEIHDHQDPPVSEVLPAIEKLLEPDVPQQLDVNIPASLNEEDKVEELAKDQICLQDNCTEDNEVEEQDDNHVFWQYEFGPQLGKGGGGCVYAATRCTDGLKPGHPSRLPLEIGLTLLANEDPSVPYIIKLLDWQDNPDYYVMVLERPMPSMSLFSFVKVRQRLREGQAQHFMWQVLQAANICCERGVFHRDIKLENLLVNPDTLEVKLIDFGCGELMKDTDYVTFSAVEMH, from the exons ATGGGACTGTTTTCAAAACTAAAGAAAGCGTTTAAAGGGGCGCGTGCACACGAACCCGACCCCTGTGTGCTGCTCAAATACTCCCC GGAGAGAAGAGGCAGGAGACCAAAGTTCTGGGGATGTCGCCTTCTTCACTTTTTCCGCCGAAAAGCTGGGAAATACAACCTGGCCAAGGCTGAGGAAGTCTGCCAGAAGGAGGCGGCATTGTATCGGAGACTTAATGATG GTCAGACTTCTCTACAACAGGGATGTGTTGTTGTCGAGATCCATGATCATCAAGACCCTCCAGTCTCTGAAGTCCTCCCTGCTATAGAGAAACTGCTGGAGCCGGACGTCCCCCAACAACTGGATGTCAACATTCCAGCTAGTTTGAATGAAGAGGACAAAGTGGAAGAGCTGGCCAAGG atcagatttgtCTGCAGGATAATTGCACTGAAGACAATGAAGTGGAGGAGCAAGACGACA ATCACGTATTCTGGCAATACGAATTTGGGCCCCAGCTGGGTAAAGGAGGCGGTGGCTGTGTGTATGCAGCGACTCGCTGCACGGATGGCCTtaag CCTGGCCATCCCAGTCGCCTCCCCTTGGAGATTGGCCTTACACTCTTGGCCAATGAGGACCCCAGCGTTCCATACATAATCAAACTCCTGGATTGGCAGGACAACCCGGACTACTATGTCATGGTCTTGGAGCGACCCATGCCTAGCATGAGCCTGTTTAGTTTCGTGAAGGTCCGTCAAAGGCTCAGAGAGGGGCAAGCACAACATTTTATGTGGCAGGTCCTTCAGGCCGCTAACATTTGCTGCGAGCGCGGGGTCTTCCATAGAGACATAAAACTGGAAAACCTCCTGGTGAACCCAGACACATTGGAGGTTAAGTTGATCGACTTTGGATGCGGCGAGCTCATGAAGGACACTGACTATGTGACCTTCAGTG ctgtagaaatgcattaa